Below is a genomic region from Pseudomonas svalbardensis.
AAATCTCGTCGCGACGGCTATCGCGTCCGTCGTTGCTCGCCAACGCAGGGTCATTGGCCAGGTCCTCGCGACCAATGATCAGCATGAAACGTTTGAAGATCGCATCGCCATTGGCGCCGATCTGCACATGTTTGCCGTCGGCACTGGTGTGGATCGAGGAGGGCGTGATGCCCGGCATGATGTTGCCAGTGCGTTCGCGGATGAAACCGAACACGTCGAACTCCGGGACCATGCTTTCCATCATGGCGAAGATCGCTTCATACAGCGCCACATCCACCACTTGGCCGAGGCCACCGTTGACCTCGCGATGACGCAACGCCATCAATGCGCCGATCACACCCCAGAGTGCGGCGATGGAATCGCCGATGGAAATTCCGGTGCGCACCGGTGGTCGGTCTTCGAAGCCGGTGATGTAGCGCAGGCCACCCATGGATTCACCGACGGCGCCAAAGCCTGGCTGATCCTTCATCGGCCCGGTCTGACCGAAACCCGAGAGACGCACCATCACCAGTTTCGGGTTCAAAGCGTGCAAGACGTCCCAGCCCAGGCCGAGTTTTTCCAACACGCCCGGGCGAAAATTCTCGATCAGAATGTCCGCTTCGCTGAGCAGTTTTTTCAGGATCGCCAGGCCGTCGGGGTGTTTGAGGTTCAGGGTCAGGGATTTCTTGTTGCGCGCCTGGACGAACCACCACAGCGAGGTGCCTTCATACAGCTTTCGCCATTTACGCAACGGATCGCCACCATCGGGGGACTCGATTTTGATCACCTCGGCACCGAACTCGCCGCAAATGCGCGAGGCAAACGGCCCGGCGATCAGCGTACCCAATTCAATGACTTTCAGACCTGAGAGCGGTTTTCCGGTGAGCGGCATGCTGGATCCTGTAGGACAAAGGTTGAGCGAATACAGGGTTTTAACATAGCCGAACGTCAGACGACCAAGGTTGATCGCCTTCAATTCGTGGATTGCCTACCGCATCGGTTAGACTTGCCGCCTTTCCCCGTATCAAGAAGCCCGTTCATGGCCCAGCCGTCCACGACCTACAAGTTTGAACTGAACCTTACCGACCTCGACCGCAGCGTGTACGAGAGCGTGAAGCAGACCATCGCCCGTCACCCTTCGGAGACCGAAGAGCGCATGACCGTGCGGCTGCTGGCCTACGCCTTCTGGTACAACGAGCAGTTGTCGTTCGGTCGCGGTCTGTCAGACGTGGACGAACCAGCCCTGTGGGAAAAGAGCCTGGACGACCGCGTTCTGCACTGGATCGAAGTCGGCCAGCCAGACGCCGATCGCCTGACCTGGTGCTCGCGTCGCACCGAACGCACCAGCCTGCTGGCCTACGGCAGCCTGCGCGTCTGGGAGACCAAAGTGATCCCGGCGATCAAAAACCTGAAAAACGTGCACATCGCTGCTGTTCCGCAGGAAGTGCTGGAAACCCTGGCCAAGGACATGCCGCGGGTTATCAAGTGGGACGTGATGATCAGCGAAGGGACGATTTTCGTCACCGACGACCGTGGTCAGCATGAAGTCCAGTTGCAGTGGCTGAGCGGCGAACGCGGCTGATTACTCGCTGCTGGTCCGCTTTATCCGGTTTTGTCCTACGTATCCAAGAGAAGCACCTGTCACCCCATGCGCATCGAACCTCGCCTGTTGCCCGACACCCTGCCATTCCTCGGTGATCTGCCGCCGCTGCTGACCCGTCTTTACGCGGCGCGGGGCGTGCTGTCCGAGGCTGAACTGGACAAGAGCCTGGCGCGGTTGATTCCATTCCAGCAACTCAAAGGCATCGATGCAGCGGTGGATTTGCTGGTGACGGCGCTCGAGCAGTGTCAGCGGATTCTGATCGTCGGTGACTTCGACGCCGATGGCGCGACGGCCAGTACCGTGGGCATGCTGGGCTTGCGCTTGCTGGGCGCGGCGCACGTCGACTATTTGGTGCCGAACCGATTCGAGTACGGCTACGGCCTGACGCCGGAAATCGTTGAAGTGGCGCTGACCCGTACACCACAGTTGCTGATCACTGTGGACAACGGTATCTCCAGCGTTGAAGGCGTGGCGGCGGCGAAAAAGGCCGGGCTCCAGGTGCTGGTCACCGATCACCACTTGCCCGGTGACGAGTTGCCGTTGGCCGATGCCATCGTCAATCCCAACCAGCCAGGTTGCGAGTTTCCGAGCAAGGCGCTGGCCGGCGTGGGGGTGATTTTCTATGTGCTGATGGCCCTGCGTGCGCGTTTGCGCAGCCTCGGCTGGTACGAGAGCAAGCCGCAGCCGAACATCGGCGAGTTGCTGGACTTGGTGGCGCTGGGCAGCGTCGCCGACGTGGTACCGCTGGATGCCAACAACCGGATTCTGGTGCACCAAGGCCTGGAGCGGATTCGCGCCGGGCGCGCGCGGCCGGGGATCAAGGCGATCCTCGAAGTCGCCAAGCGTGACCACACACGCATCACCTCTACCGACCTGGGTTTCATTGTTGGCCCGCGTCTGAACGCGGCGGGGCGTCTGGATGACATGAGCCTGGGCATCGAATGCCTGCTCACCGAAGACGCCGGTCTGGCGCGTGAAATGGCCGCTCAACTCGACGGCATGAACCAGGACCGTAAATCCATTGAGCAGGGCATGCAGCGTGAAGCGCTGGCTCAACTGAAGGATTTGCCGGTCGAGTCGATGCCGTTCGGTCTGTGCCTGTTCGATCCCGAGTGGCACCAAGGTGTCATCGGAATCCTCGCATCGCGTATGAAAGAACGCTATTTCCGTCCGACCATTGCCTTTGCCGATGCCGGCGATGGCTTGCTCAAGGGCTCGGGGCGTTCGGTTCAGGGGTTTCATATTCGCGACGCGTTGAGCGTGGTGGCGGCGCAGCATCCGAACCTGATCAGCAAATACGGCGGCCATGCGATGGCGGCCGGACTGACGCTGCCGGAAGCGAACTTTCCGTTGTTCGCCGAAGCCTTTGACGCGGAAGTGCGCAGGCAATTACGCGAAGAAGACCTGACCGGGCGATTGCTGTCGGACGGCACACTGGCGGTCGAGGAATTTCACCTTGAACTGGCCCGCGCCCTGCGTCATGCCGGACCTTGGGGGCAGCACTTCCCGGAACCGCTGTTCCACGGCGTGTTCCAGTTGGTCGAGCAGCGGGTGGTCGGCGAGCGGCACCTCAAAGTGGTGCTGAAAAGCGAATGCGGCTCGGTAAAGCTGGATGGCATTGCCTTCGGAATCGACCGCGACATCTGGCCGAATCCGACCATCAAGTGGGTGGAATTGGCCTACAAACTCGACCTCAACGAGTTCCGTGGCAACGAGACGGTGCAGTTGATGATTGCCCATATCGAACCGCGTTGAAGCGATCTTCTGGCACCCAATCCATCTGAACCCTCCCTCATCCCCCGATGTCGACTAGTCTCTAAGCACTGCTTGATTATCCTTGTGACGTCTTGTCGAATTTTTTGCCCGCGGGGGCGGGTGCTGCACCTTTTTCCTGTCACTCGTCGACTTTTCAAACAGAACCCTGGAGCCTGCCCACTGATTCGAGAGGTGCCCCATGAGTCTGCTGCTTGAACCCTATACCCTTCGCCAATTGACCCTGCTCAACCGCATTGCGGTATCGCCGATGTGCCAGTACTCCAGCATTGATGGACTGGCCAATGATTGGCACCTGGTCCACCTTGGCAGCCGCGCTGTCGGCGGGGCCGGCCTGGTATTTACCGAAGCCACGGCGGTGACCGCCGACGGACGCATCACCGCCGAGGACCTCGGCCTGTGGAACGATGAACAGATCGAACCGTTGCAACGCATCACTCGCTTCATTGCGGCACAAGGCGCTGTGGCCGGCATTCAGTTGGCTCACGCCGGGCGTAAGGCCAGCACCCATCGGCCGTGGATCGGTAAACATGGCAGCGTCAAACCCGAAGACGGTGGCTGGGTTCCGGTGGGCCCTTCGCCGATTGCTTTCGACCCGCAGCACACCCACCCCAAGCAGCTCGATGATGGTGAGATCGCTGAGGTCATTCAGGCCTTTGTCGCTTCAGCCCAGCGAGCACTGACCGCCGGTTTCAAAGTGGTGGAAATACACGCCGCTCACGGCTACCTGTTGCATCAGTTTCTTTCGCCCCTGAGCAATCAGCGGCGCGATCAATATGGTGGTTCATTCGAGAATCGCATCCGGCTGGTGCTGCAAGTCACCGAAGCGGTGCGTGCGGTGTGGCCTGAAGAGCTACCGCTGTTCGTGCGGGTCTCGGCCACCGATTGGGTGGAAGACGGCTGGAACCCGGATGAAACCGTGGAGCTGGCGCGACGCCTCCAAGCGTTGGGCGTAGACCTGATTGACGTCTCGTCGGGCGGTACTGCGGCCAACGCCGAAATTCCTACAGGTCCCGGTTATCAGACCCGCTTCGCCGAACGAGTGCGCAAAGAGTCAGGTATTGCCACCGGCACGGTAGGAATGATTACCGAGCCGGCGCAGGCCGAGCACATTCTGCGCACCTGCCAGGCGGACATCATCTTCCTTGCCCGTGAGCTGTTGCGTGATCCGTACTGGCCGCTGCATGCCGATGATGACCTGGGTGGACGCAAGGCCATCTGGCCGGCGCAGTATCAGCGGGCCACCCATCGTGAACAGCCGATTCACGAGTCGGATTTGCGCGACTGAGTGATGCTGTAAAACCAAAAAGCCCCGATCGAGTTGACCGGGGCTTTTGCGTTTCTAGGCCGGGATTTTTATTGTCTGGCCTGGCGTCATCGCGAGCAGGCTCGCTCCCACATTGGATCTCCATGAGACACCAAATTTTTGTCCGACAAAGATCACCTGTGGGAGCGAGCCTGCTCGCGAAGGGGACCTCTCAAACGGTGACTTACCCTCAGGTGTACTTACGCTTATCCGGTGCAGGCGGGAAGTACTGGTACAACCAGGTTTCACTCAACGTCCGGTCATTGGTGCGAATGAACAACCGCAGTTCCACCGGCGCCACGCTGTCATTGGTCGGGTACCAGTCAAAGGTAATGCGGTAACCCTTGATGTCATCCAGCACCAGCACGTTGAAATCCTTCACTTGCCCATTTGAGCACGTGACCACCGGCTCGATCCCTGCGCCTTCAGGCAAACGGTCCAGACCGCCTCCGGTGAAGTCCACGGCAAACCGTCGCGCCCAGACTTCCGGGTAATGCTCGCCGGGGGCCCAACCTTCGATGAAGCCGCCCATGCCCGAACGAGTGGCGTTGACCCGCGCCAACGGCGTGCTGACCGGTGGCAGTGCGCTCCAGTACAGCTTGTAGCCGTAGTTCAGGGAGTCGCCGGCGGCGACCGGTTTCTTCGGGGTCCAGAACGCGACGATGTTATCCAGGGTTTCGCCGGTTGTAGGAATTTCCATCAGATCAATAGAGCCTTCACCCCACGCGGTCGTAGGTTCTACCCACAGGCTCGGACGCTTGCTGTACCAGTCGACGGTGTCTTGATAGCTGTCGAACTCATGATCGGTCTGCACCAGGCCGAAACCTTTCGGATCGGTGTCGGCGAAGGCGTTGAATTGCAGGGTGGCCGGGTTATTCAGCGGGCGGCAGATCCACTCACCGTTGCCGCGCCACATGGCCAGGCGATCCGAGTCGTGGATCTGTGGGTGAATCGTGTCGCACATGCGTCGTTCATGGGTGCCGCAGCTGAACATGCTGGTCATCGGCGCGATGCCCAGTTGTTCGATGGCAGTGCGCGCATTGATGTGGGCATCGATGCCCATGACAACCTGGCTGGCCTGACAGTCGATGTCGAAACGGTAGGCACCGGTGGCGCTCGGTGAATCCAGCAGGGCGTAGACCACGAAGCGGGTGCTGTCCTTGTCCGGGGTCTCGAACCAGAACTTGGTGAAGTCCGGGAACTCCTCACGCTTCTTGGCATAGGTATCGATCGCCAGACCGCGTGCCGACAGACCGTACTGGCCCGAGGCATCGACCGCACGGAAATAGCTGGCGCCGAGGAAGGACAGCACGTCGTGCTGGTCCAGCTCCGGAGCCTTGAACAGCTTGAACCCGGAAAACCCCAGATCGCCCGTGAGCTGCTTGGTGTCGACCGTGGTTTTCTCATAGTTGAACAGGGAAGGGCGGAAATGCACCTCCCGCGCCTGACGAGTCTTGGGGTCGACGCTGTACATGCGCACCGGTTGCTTGAAACCCATGCCGACGTGGAAGAACTGCACATCCAGCTGACCGTTGAGGTCATTCCACAGCGAGTGGTTGCCGTCGTAGCGGATCGCATTGAAGTTTTGCGGTGTCATGGTCGCCAGGGTCGGCGGCAACACCTGCTTGG
It encodes:
- a CDS encoding NADH:flavin oxidoreductase/NADH oxidase, whose product is MSLLLEPYTLRQLTLLNRIAVSPMCQYSSIDGLANDWHLVHLGSRAVGGAGLVFTEATAVTADGRITAEDLGLWNDEQIEPLQRITRFIAAQGAVAGIQLAHAGRKASTHRPWIGKHGSVKPEDGGWVPVGPSPIAFDPQHTHPKQLDDGEIAEVIQAFVASAQRALTAGFKVVEIHAAHGYLLHQFLSPLSNQRRDQYGGSFENRIRLVLQVTEAVRAVWPEELPLFVRVSATDWVEDGWNPDETVELARRLQALGVDLIDVSSGGTAANAEIPTGPGYQTRFAERVRKESGIATGTVGMITEPAQAEHILRTCQADIIFLARELLRDPYWPLHADDDLGGRKAIWPAQYQRATHREQPIHESDLRD
- a CDS encoding CaiB/BaiF CoA transferase family protein, with protein sequence MPLTGKPLSGLKVIELGTLIAGPFASRICGEFGAEVIKIESPDGGDPLRKWRKLYEGTSLWWFVQARNKKSLTLNLKHPDGLAILKKLLSEADILIENFRPGVLEKLGLGWDVLHALNPKLVMVRLSGFGQTGPMKDQPGFGAVGESMGGLRYITGFEDRPPVRTGISIGDSIAALWGVIGALMALRHREVNGGLGQVVDVALYEAIFAMMESMVPEFDVFGFIRERTGNIMPGITPSSIHTSADGKHVQIGANGDAIFKRFMLIIGREDLANDPALASNDGRDSRRDEIYGVIDRWVNSLPLDTIIEQLNQADVPASRIFSAEDMFSDPQYLAREMFLKAKLPDGKDFKMPGIVPKLSETPGTSEWVGPQLGEHNAQVLNDLGYDKEQIAKLREDGAI
- a CDS encoding YaeQ family protein; translation: MAQPSTTYKFELNLTDLDRSVYESVKQTIARHPSETEERMTVRLLAYAFWYNEQLSFGRGLSDVDEPALWEKSLDDRVLHWIEVGQPDADRLTWCSRRTERTSLLAYGSLRVWETKVIPAIKNLKNVHIAAVPQEVLETLAKDMPRVIKWDVMISEGTIFVTDDRGQHEVQLQWLSGERG
- the recJ gene encoding single-stranded-DNA-specific exonuclease RecJ, encoding MRIEPRLLPDTLPFLGDLPPLLTRLYAARGVLSEAELDKSLARLIPFQQLKGIDAAVDLLVTALEQCQRILIVGDFDADGATASTVGMLGLRLLGAAHVDYLVPNRFEYGYGLTPEIVEVALTRTPQLLITVDNGISSVEGVAAAKKAGLQVLVTDHHLPGDELPLADAIVNPNQPGCEFPSKALAGVGVIFYVLMALRARLRSLGWYESKPQPNIGELLDLVALGSVADVVPLDANNRILVHQGLERIRAGRARPGIKAILEVAKRDHTRITSTDLGFIVGPRLNAAGRLDDMSLGIECLLTEDAGLAREMAAQLDGMNQDRKSIEQGMQREALAQLKDLPVESMPFGLCLFDPEWHQGVIGILASRMKERYFRPTIAFADAGDGLLKGSGRSVQGFHIRDALSVVAAQHPNLISKYGGHAMAAGLTLPEANFPLFAEAFDAEVRRQLREEDLTGRLLSDGTLAVEEFHLELARALRHAGPWGQHFPEPLFHGVFQLVEQRVVGERHLKVVLKSECGSVKLDGIAFGIDRDIWPNPTIKWVELAYKLDLNEFRGNETVQLMIAHIEPR
- a CDS encoding glucan biosynthesis protein D, translating into MYRRNLLKASMAIAAYTGLSATGLLAARAWAGTGAADGEAQAFDFEALKIQAKQLAGNRYQDTKQVLPPTLATMTPQNFNAIRYDGNHSLWNDLNGQLDVQFFHVGMGFKQPVRMYSVDPKTRQAREVHFRPSLFNYEKTTVDTKQLTGDLGFSGFKLFKAPELDQHDVLSFLGASYFRAVDASGQYGLSARGLAIDTYAKKREEFPDFTKFWFETPDKDSTRFVVYALLDSPSATGAYRFDIDCQASQVVMGIDAHINARTAIEQLGIAPMTSMFSCGTHERRMCDTIHPQIHDSDRLAMWRGNGEWICRPLNNPATLQFNAFADTDPKGFGLVQTDHEFDSYQDTVDWYSKRPSLWVEPTTAWGEGSIDLMEIPTTGETLDNIVAFWTPKKPVAAGDSLNYGYKLYWSALPPVSTPLARVNATRSGMGGFIEGWAPGEHYPEVWARRFAVDFTGGGLDRLPEGAGIEPVVTCSNGQVKDFNVLVLDDIKGYRITFDWYPTNDSVAPVELRLFIRTNDRTLSETWLYQYFPPAPDKRKYT